The following coding sequences are from one Lolium rigidum isolate FL_2022 chromosome 6, APGP_CSIRO_Lrig_0.1, whole genome shotgun sequence window:
- the LOC124661547 gene encoding diphosphomevalonate decarboxylase MVD1, peroxisomal-like, with protein MAAAEPQWVLMATGRSPTNIAVIKYWGKRDEALILPVNDSISVTLDPDHLSATTTVAASPAFPSDRMWLNGKEIELTGGRFQSCLREIRKRARDVEDKKKGIKIKKEDWEKLHVHIASYNNFPTAAGLASSAAGFACLVFTLGKLMNVNEDYGELSSIARQGSGSACRSIYGGFVKWCMGKNDNGSDSMAVQVVDESHWDELVIIIAVVSSKQKETSSTSGMRDSVETSPLLQYRAQTVVPGRILKMEEAIKNRDFESFARLTCADSNQFHAVCLDTSPPIFYMNDTSHRIISLVEKWNHAEGTPQVAYTFDAGPNAVLIARNRKTATLLLQRLLYCFPPQENDLDSYMLGDKSILSDAGLQSVADIEALPAPPEMKMPNQKFKGDVSYFICSRPGAGPKVLTDESHALIDSATGLAKGV; from the exons atggcggcggcggagccgcaGTGGGTGCTGATGGCCACGGGCCGCTCCCCGACCAACATCGCCGTCATCAAGTACTGGGGCAAGCGGGACGAGGCGCTCATCCTCCCCGTCAACGACAGCATCAGCGTCACCCTCGACCCCGACCACCTCtcggccaccaccaccgtcgccgCCAGCCCCGCATTCCCCTCCGACCGCATGTGGCTCAACGGCAAG GAGATCGAGTTGACCGGTGGGAGGTTTCAGAGCTGCCTCAGGGAGATCAGGAAGCGGGCTCGTGACGTCGAGGACAAGAAAAAGGGGATCAAGATCAAGAAAGAGGACTGGGAAAAGCTGCACGTCCACATTGCGTCCTACAACAACTTCCCAACCGCTGCTGGTTTGGCCTCTTCGGCTGCTGGCTTTGCTTGTCTTG TTTTCACCCTCGGTAAGCTAATGAATGTGAATGAAGATTATGGAGAACTTTCTTCAATAGCAAG GCAGGGGTCTGGAAGTGCTTGTCGCAGTATATATGGTGGATTTGTGAAATGGTGTATGGGAAAA AATGACAATGGAAGTGATAGTATGGCAGTACAAGTTGTTGATGAGTCACATTGGGATGAACTTGTTATAATCATAGCAGTG GTCAGTTCAAAGCAGAAGGAAACCAGTAGCACCAGTGGGATGCGAGACAGTGTCGAAACAAGCCCCCTATTGCAGTACAGGGCCCAG ACTGTAGTGCCAGGTCGGATATTGAAAATGGAAGAGGCTATCAAGAATCGTGATTTTGAATCCTTTGCGAGGTTAACTTGCGCAGATAGCAACCAGTTCCATGCTGTATGTTTGGACACTAGCCCGCCCATCTTCTATATGAATGATACATCACACAG GATAATTAGCCTTGTGGAAAAGTGGAACCACGCGGAAGGAACCCCACAG GTTGCCTACACCTTTGATGCTGGGCCTAACGCTGTCCTAATAGCACGGAACCGCAAAACGGCTACCCTTCTCCTCCAGAGGCTCCTATACTGCTTCCCTCCACAAGAAAATGACTTGGACAG CTATATGCTCGGCGACAAATCGATCCTAAGTGACGCCGGACTGCAGTCCGTAGCCGACATTGAGGCCCTTCCAGCGCCTCCGGAGATGAAGATGCCGAACCAAAAGTTCAAAGGCGATGTAAGCTATTTTATCTGCAGCAGGCCTGGGGCTGGCCCCAAAGTTCTCACTGATGAGAGCCACGCGTTGATCGATTCAGCCACAGGGCTGGCAAAAGGAGTGTAA